The sequence GAGTACGAATGCGTCGCAGAAAAGCTTCTCCTTCTTCCGGAAGCCGGCATAATTGCGGCAATTGCGCCGACCCATTGACTACGCATTCGGCATGTGGTGCGTTTGGATACCAGGCATTCAATCAGATATTTGATTACCGAAACTACAATTTTGGAAGCTTGGTGGAGGCCTCGCAAGATGCAACTCGCAATGAGGTAATGCAAGAATTCACGTTCGATAGCTTCACATTGCTTGGTGACCCCACACTAACTCTTCCATACGGCACAAACACGAATCCGAACTGGGAATCAAATCGTTATCTCCAAGAAGACTACCGAATTCCAAGCGGACACGAGCTAACTATTGGACCGGGAGTAACAGTTCGAATTGCTCCAGGCAAAGCCATAATCATCGAAGACGGGGGAGTGCTTACCGCAGAAGGTACATCGTCAGAACATGTCGTGATTACAAGTACCGGTGACCATTGGCGCGGCATTGTCATCGAGAAGGGTGGTTCTGCACAACTGAATCATACCGTGATTGAACGTGCCAGCAATGGGCTCTTGCTTGTGGGAAATGCCAAAGCCGCGTTGTCTTCATGCAGCGTCCAAGAATGCAAAGTGGGCATTTCGGCAGGATTCTTGGCAAACGTAATTCTCGATGGCAGCTCCGTCTCAGACAATGCGCAAGGCGGCATCGTTCTCTTCTCGGCGTCAGCACAACTTACCGATTGTGAAGTCCTACGAAATGGCACCGGTAACTGGATGTACGGCGGTATTTCGCATTTCTATGACGGAACGGTAAGCCTCTCCTGCACGAAGATCAGTGACAATGTGGGCACCGGCATCTTCATGGACGGAGGCGTACTAAACATGTCAATTCCATGGGGTGGTAACGAAATCACAAACAACGAGTGGCCGCGTGGCCAGATCCACATTGACGAAGCGTGGTTGAATATCGAAGGTGGCAAGAACAAGATCGTGCCGCGAAACGGTACGGATTACTTCATCTATATCAGGCACTGCCAAACGCTTCGCCTAAACGAATTGTGAACGGTAATCACTGGGGATATACGTCTGGCGGACACGATGCAGATGTCACGGGCCGGCTCCAACCAGATGGAAACTTTGATCTAAGCTCCTTCAGCCAATTGACTTCATGGACATTCTGTGGTACGCCAACAACACCCACAGAATCCAATTGCGAGACATACTGGAAGAATGCTGGTGTAGATATGAAAGAACTTGACTTTACTAGCGCCACGATAGATCTTCATTCATTACTTACCAGTTACAGCAATTGTTACCTAGGGAAGGGAGCGGCTGAACAAATCGCAAACACCAAACTGCTTGGTGGAGAGAGCTTTCAAACAGTAAGGTCTTACTTGGACTCAACGGCAGGTGTAAACGGCCAGGACGTCGATGTAAAGCTTGCGAGTGAAGTGGCATCTGCATTGGTTGTCGCCACATCATCAGTGGACAGCATTGCCACGGCGGAAAACGAACTAAATGGCCTGCTGGGATCCGCTACAGGACTTGATTCCTTGCAGGTTGAGGCAACGTTGCGATTCACGAGTTTTCTGAGCAACATTGATGCGAGTCAAATGGAAGACACCAAGCTTTATCTCGACACTCTAACTTCTTCTTTGGATACACTACTCGAAGCCCGTCATGGCGACTTTGTTCTTGCTCCAACAATCGCATTCACGAATCTGCCTCCAATTAGTCGAAGCGACGATACTGCTACATTTGTGCCAGAAATTGAATGTGGCGACGATGTGGATGTATCGTTGGTCTATTTGGACTTTCGGATTCTACCAGATGACGATTGGACTCGGGATACATTGCTGGACATAGGTGGAGGCCAATGGGAGACTGAAGTGATGTTGAATTCGCTTGGCGGTGGCATAGATTACCGAATCGTAGCAGTTGATGATTGTATGCGCGTTGCCACTTGGCCAGGGAACGGTATGTTAGCAAACTTGAACGACACTCTGACTCACTTCGTATCCTTTGAACCTCGCCTCACAGCTCCATTGACCGACACGGCGTACGTCTACGCTCCCGGTGTGATCACGGAGGATATTACGATTGGCGATGGTGGCGTTCTGTACATCTTGCCGGCCCCGGTAGAATTGGATAGCTATGTTGTTTCGATTGATTCCGGTGTAGGAATAACGCTTTCTTCCGATGGCGGGACGATGCCAAAGCTCGTGATTGCGGGGACTGAGTCAACCGTAATTCGACTTGACTGCGCCAGCGAAGGCGACCGATGGAACGGCATCCAGTCTTTCGGTGGCTGGGTCGAAGCGAGATACGCAGAAATGGAGAACGCGTCTGGCCCGCTTGTTACGGAAAAGCAGGAGAACTATCCTATTGTACGATTCCGCGACGTTGAGGTTTCGGGCTTTGGTTCACCTTTGGTATTAACGTATATGAACCCAAGCGATGCAGACAGCAGTTTTATCTTGGACTGTACAATCAGTGACGGTGACAGCGCGGGCATGGTCATTTTGACTGGGGCTCTGGACGTCGAAGATGTCACGGTTGAAGACTGCGACGGTGCCGGCGTTGTCTTGTTTGAACCGGCTGACCAGCTTTTCTCACGCGTTCGGGTCACTGGGAATGGCGGCTACGGTGTGACAACTAACCAAGAGTACTCTGGCAGCGTTAGATTGAGCAATTGCTATGTTGCGTTTAACGGCGACACGCTTCCCGAGATCAAGGTCTATGCGAACAGCACTATTGACGTATCCGACTATGCCGGCAACATCGTCAAAGATTCGACGGGCATGCTGTTCGAGTGCGCGGAAGTCAATGATTTTGACGCAGAGCTTGGATCCAACAGCTTCGTGCTGGCAGACACTACGGGCAAGTACTTCAATGTAACGAGCATGTCAGGACCGGCGTACATTACCGGAAACAGTTTCTATCCGGAGTCCGTGAATGATTCGACATTCATTGATGACTTCATGATGCAGGACTCCCTTTCGAAGTGGGTCTATAGTTACCTGCGCGCCGAAGACCAGATGGACGATGTCATCGAGGATCCAAATGGCTCAATTGACTTCGAACTGAAAGCCTATGTACAAAACTACTTGGGCTCGGTCACCAACGACACGATTACTCAAGTTGGTTTCAAGTACCGGCTATTCCCGGACAGCACTAATTGGACAACGTTCCGCCAGAATACAATCGAGACGGACAGCATTTATGACTGGACCGTGTCAGTCGGGGATCAGGGCGGCCTGATCAGCTACATATGGTGGGCCAAGGACAGGCATGGGCGTTATATAACGAGCCCGGCAGGAGCTGATACTACGACTCCGGATAGCGGAGCCACGCACTTCTTGTCATTTGAAATTGCGGACACTTCTATCGTCGCCGACAGCGTGACCATCTGGGCTCCGACGACGCTCACGCACAACATCAACGTGGGTTGCTTGGGCAGACTTGTCGTGAAACCATGGCCGGGCGCATCGGACCATACGGTCACCATGGCGGAAGGCGTTGCAATAACGGTTATCGGAAGCTGTGGACAGGGTGACAATCGGGCCAAAGCATGGATTTTAGGCACTGAATCGATGCCAATCACATTTGAAGCTGCGGTGGACACTCTGGAATGGCAGCACATCTATCTGAACGACGCCATCCTGACGGCCAGCTACACAACTTTCCGAACCAATCTAGTCGCCTTTGAGCCAGGATTCTTGGGCAATCCGGAGATCAAGCTGGATCATTGCACATTCGAATCTTCCGATGGCTTCTTTGCCACGATGGGAACAGACGTCAGCACGAGTTACCTGCGCAACTGTGTATTCAGGGATCTGGGGATGTCGTGGGACGATGGTTCATTCGTGGTCTATGGCGGTGATATTGAAATCTCAGACTGCTGGTTCTACAACAACGGCGGCAATGGCATCGTGCTCTATGAACCGCTGGAGACTGTGGTCTCCGGCACCAACTCTATTGCCAATGACCTCACCGGCCTATTGAGTTGGGGCGTGACATCATCTGCCTCCATCACTTGCAGCGAGTTCAGCTACAATGGTGGCGATTCGACTTCCGAAGTCCTGATTCTGGATGGCGTCGTTGATTTCAGCAATGATGCTGGCAATGTCTTCGCGGACAAGGCGGGTATTCTTCTGGAAGGCAGCGCCATGGAGAATTTCGAACTGGTGGATGGCGGAAACGGCTTCTACTTATTCGATTCCACGGGACAATACGTCTATACCGGTGATGAAACCGATACACTGGATGTCGGCGGCAATCTGTGGTATCCGTGGACACCAGACACATCGATCTTCCAAGACTACTTTGAGCCGGATACTTCCAGATTCTGGGACTGGGATCAACCCGCCGTAGCATTAGCCAGTTGCGGTGTTGGTCAGGGCTTTAGTATGCCGGGCGGCGGACCAATTGCATTGGTCAGGCCGGACCAGCAGACCTACGGCACTTCGTCTCACGGCGGAGGAAAAGTACCACTCGGTCAGATGACAAAGTCTTGGCCACTTTCAGCAAAGTCGAATCTTGCAAGCAAATCAATGGCATTGGAGAGCAAGTATCAGGATGCGTTGGCCGACCAAAAGGGCGGACGCTATGCCATGGCCAAGGAGAAGTTTGGGCAATTCGTGAATC is a genomic window of bacterium containing:
- a CDS encoding right-handed parallel beta-helix repeat-containing protein; this translates as MQEFTFDSFTLLGDPTLTLPYGTNTNPNWESNRYLQEDYRIPSGHELTIGPGVTVRIAPGKAIIIEDGGVLTAEGTSSEHVVITSTGDHWRGIVIEKGGSAQLNHTVIERASNGLLLVGNAKAALSSCSVQECKVGISAGFLANVILDGSSVSDNAQGGIVLFSASAQLTDCEVLRNGTGNWMYGGISHFYDGTVSLSCTKISDNVGTGIFMDGGVLNMSIPWGGNEITNNEWPRGQIHIDEAWLNIEGGKNKIVPRNGTDYFIYIRHCQTLRLNEL
- a CDS encoding T9SS type A sorting domain-containing protein; this encodes MNGNHWGYTSGGHDADVTGRLQPDGNFDLSSFSQLTSWTFCGTPTTPTESNCETYWKNAGVDMKELDFTSATIDLHSLLTSYSNCYLGKGAAEQIANTKLLGGESFQTVRSYLDSTAGVNGQDVDVKLASEVASALVVATSSVDSIATAENELNGLLGSATGLDSLQVEATLRFTSFLSNIDASQMEDTKLYLDTLTSSLDTLLEARHGDFVLAPTIAFTNLPPISRSDDTATFVPEIECGDDVDVSLVYLDFRILPDDDWTRDTLLDIGGGQWETEVMLNSLGGGIDYRIVAVDDCMRVATWPGNGMLANLNDTLTHFVSFEPRLTAPLTDTAYVYAPGVITEDITIGDGGVLYILPAPVELDSYVVSIDSGVGITLSSDGGTMPKLVIAGTESTVIRLDCASEGDRWNGIQSFGGWVEARYAEMENASGPLVTEKQENYPIVRFRDVEVSGFGSPLVLTYMNPSDADSSFILDCTISDGDSAGMVILTGALDVEDVTVEDCDGAGVVLFEPADQLFSRVRVTGNGGYGVTTNQEYSGSVRLSNCYVAFNGDTLPEIKVYANSTIDVSDYAGNIVKDSTGMLFECAEVNDFDAELGSNSFVLADTTGKYFNVTSMSGPAYITGNSFYPESVNDSTFIDDFMMQDSLSKWVYSYLRAEDQMDDVIEDPNGSIDFELKAYVQNYLGSVTNDTITQVGFKYRLFPDSTNWTTFRQNTIETDSIYDWTVSVGDQGGLISYIWWAKDRHGRYITSPAGADTTTPDSGATHFLSFEIADTSIVADSVTIWAPTTLTHNINVGCLGRLVVKPWPGASDHTVTMAEGVAITVIGSCGQGDNRAKAWILGTESMPITFEAAVDTLEWQHIYLNDAILTASYTTFRTNLVAFEPGFLGNPEIKLDHCTFESSDGFFATMGTDVSTSYLRNCVFRDLGMSWDDGSFVVYGGDIEISDCWFYNNGGNGIVLYEPLETVVSGTNSIANDLTGLLSWGVTSSASITCSEFSYNGGDSTSEVLILDGVVDFSNDAGNVFADKAGILLEGSAMENFELVDGGNGFYLFDSTGQYVYTGDETDTLDVGGNLWYPWTPDTSIFQDYFEPDTSRFWDWDQPAVALASCGVGQGFSMPGGGPIALVRPDQQTYGTSSHGGGKVPLGQMTKSWPLSAKSNLASKSMALESKYQDALADQKGGRYAMAKEKFGQFVNQNLNDARNEAALSRLMVSARKSGQVSGLVEFFAGVETRSESPRVKRAAKFLKLDAMTLEGRHQEAMNAYDDIITHPESRHDSLTAAIEATHLLFAKKDTKLSTSHPENQSSSALEMYRRILRLIAQHQRSKNAAIDGVEDIAIPVSYALYQNYPNPFNPNTEIRFDLPEAIHAELKVFNILGQEVVTLVDDVRAAGAYRVLWDGKNAAGLTVASGVYIYQIKTPNFTDAKKMMLIR